The Dunckerocampus dactyliophorus isolate RoL2022-P2 chromosome 13, RoL_Ddac_1.1, whole genome shotgun sequence genome window below encodes:
- the vps29 gene encoding vacuolar protein sorting-associated protein 29, with product MLVLVLGDLHIPHRCNTLPAKFKKLLVPGKIQHILCTGNLCTKESYDYLKTLAGDVHIVRGDFDENLNYPEQKVVTVGQFKIGLIHGHQVIPWGDMASLALLQRQLDVDILISGHTHKFEAFENENKFYINPGSATGAYNALESNIIASFVLMDIQASTVVTYVYQLIGDDVKVERIEYKKS from the exons ATG TTGGTCCTGGTGTTAGGTGACCTGCACATCCCCCACCGGTGCAACACCCTGCCAGCCAAGTTCAAGAAGCTGCTGGTCCCGGGAAAGATCCAGCACATCCTATGCACGGGCAACCTGTGCACCAAGGAGAGCTACGACTACCTGAAGACTCTCGCCGGCGACGTCCACATAGTCCGAGGAGACTTTGATGag AATCTGAACTACCCAGAACAGAAGGTGGTGACGGTGGGCCAGTTCAAGATCGGGCTCATCCATGGCCACCAGGTGATCCCATGGGGGGACATGGCTAGCTTGGCTCTGCTTCAGAGGCAGCTGGATGTGGACATCCTCATCTCAGGCCACACGCACAAGTTTGAGGCCTTTGAGAACGAGAACAAGTTCTACATCAACCCAGGGTCCGCGACAGGGGCTTACAACGCACTAGAAAG CAACATCATCGCCTCCTTTGTACTCATGGACATCCAGGCGTCCACGGTGGTGACGTACGTGTACCAGCTGATAGGCGACGACGTCAAGGTGGAGCGAATCGAGTACaagaaatcttaa
- the eif5 gene encoding eukaryotic translation initiation factor 5, with product MSVNVNRSVSDQFYRYKMPRLIAKVEGKGNGIKTVIVNMVDVAKALNRPPTYPTKFFGCELGAQTQFDTKNDRYIVNGSHEANKLQDMLDGFIRRFVLCTECDNPETDLNVNPKKQTIGTSCKACGYRGMLDTRHKLCTFILKNPPEATDSGSASAKKEKEKKNRKKDKENGSGSGEAGNQENFDAPEAVERDDDDEDWGEETTKEAQRRRMEEISDHAKNLTLSEDLEKPLEERVNLFYNFVKQRKESGTIDAADRDILAEAERLDVKAMGPLILSELLFDENIREQLKKYKRHFLRFCHNNKKAQKYLLGGFECVVKLHQVQLLQRVPIILKDLYDADLLEEDVIFAWAEKVSKKYVSKELAKEIHAKAAPFVKWLKEAEEESEGSEEEAEEDDENVEVVYSSSARELTVETVKADMPEKEEDDIDIDAI from the exons ATGTCTGTCAACGTCAACCGCAGCGTGTCGGACCAGTTCTATCGCTACAAAATGCCCCGTCTGATTGCCAAG GTGGAAGGCAAAGGGAATGGAATCAAGACGGTCATTGTCAACATGGTTGATGTTGCAAAGGCGCTGAACAGGCCTCCAACAT ACCCAACCAAGTTTTTTGGCTGTGAACTCGGTGCTCAGACCCAGTTTGATACCAAAAACGACCGCTACATCGTCAACGGATCCCATGAGGCGAACAAGCTGCAAGACATGCTTGACGGGTTCATCAGAAGATTTGTGCTGTGTACCGAGTGTGACAACCCAGAAACTGACCTG AATGTGAATCCCAAGAAACAAACCATTGGCACTTCCTGCAAGGCATGTGGGTACCGTGGCATGCTTGACACCAGGCACAAACTCTGCACGTTCATCCTTAAAAACCCACCAG aGGCCACTGACAGTGGATCTGCATCTGcaaagaaggagaaggagaagaagaatcgCAAGAAGGACAAGGAAAACGGCTCTGGAAGCGGAGAGGCTGGAAACCAAGAGAACTTTGATGCCCCTGAGGCTGTG gAACGAGATGATGATGACGAAGACTGGGGGGAGGAGACCACCAAGGAAGCTCAGAGGAGGCGAATGGAGGAGATCAGCGACCACGCCAAGAACCTCACGCTCAGCGAGGACCTGGAGAAACCTCTGGAGGAGCGAGTGAACCTCTTCTACAACTTTGTCAAA CAAAGGAAAGAGAGCGGCACCATTGACGCGGCCGACAGGGATATCCTGGCTGAGGCAGAGCGGCTGGACGTAAAGGCAATGGGCCCGCTCATTCTGAGCGAGCTGCTCTTTGACGAAAACATCCGCGAGCAGCTGAAGAAGTacaaacgtcacttcctgcgG TTCTGCCACAACAACAAGAAGGCCCAGAAGTATTTGCTGGGAGGAtttgagtgtgtggtgaagctgcaCCAAGTTCAGCTTTTGCAGAGAGTTCCTATCATCCTCAAAGATCTCTATGATGCCGATCTGCTGGAGGAAGACGTCATATTTGCCTGGGCTGAGAAG GTTTCTAAGAAGTATGTCTCCAAGGAACTGGCCAAAGAGATCCATGCTAAGGCTGCACCCTTTGTCAAGTGGCTGaaggaggcagaggaggagagTGAGGGGAGCGAGGAAGAGGCGGAAGAAGATGACGAAAACGTTGAG GTGGTTTATTCCTCTTCGGCCCGTGAGCTCACAGTGGAAACAGTGAAAGCGGACATGCctgaaaaagaagaagacgacATCGATATCGACGCCATCTGA